taactactgtgaatcttaataatattactcatctgagTTGTGCGCAATTCCCCAGATGTGGACGTAGCTGCTATTTACCGAACTAGGTTACCAAAGTTTTCTGTATTATTTACTTCTATTGTCCATCTAGTTAATACATCAGTcaattactttagaattaactaaaagATATATTGGTTATCTCATAACTTTTTCATCATCAATGCCATTGTCGCATGTGTCGAAGTCGCCAATTCCGTCCGATGATTTATGCGTCGTCGTATGAAATCATGGCCTCCATTAAATTTTGCTTATTTCCTCATTGAGCAACTACACACAACGAGGGagatggagaaggagaagaatTGCATAATTgttaattttagggtttttttaccTTAAAGGCAATACATGCTTTTCACATGCTTATTTGTCCTAaaatcatatttttaaaaactcacCCAAAAATCTCTGTAACTCTAAAAATAATCTTATTTTTGGTAATTTATCAAGTTTTTGCTCCATAacgttttgaaaaaaaaaaaaaaggatttgtTGATGTTtgtttaataaattataaaatgtaTATAAGATATGTAGTtggttaaattttaaattaaaatatatattaaagctAATTTTTGTGgtgaaatttataaaatattttagcAACATTATTCAAAAGTAAATTTATGCGGTGGTCGAACTTTTATTATATGGAAACCAATGAATCTATGAAGATGACAAtttctttattaaaattatCAATGGATTAAAATTGCAAAACTTGTGTCAATATAAAAGGATTGATACAAAAATTTATTcccccaaattaaaatttattcccttttcttttcttttttttttttttaatcacaGAAGCAAATTAGGTGACCAATGGACTGAAAgactaaaaagtaaaaaatttgTCCAAATTTAACATCCaaccaatgaaattaaataatctaccaaatttaggttaaattttgaattgattttgatttgccttttacataaaattaaaaattgagaaTTTGGGTTTTAAAGTCTTGAGGACGAAAAAAATTAGGAGTTGGCAACTTAAAGGGTGAGGCTCTTGATCGTTCATCACACATCTGGCTGCCCACGCCCAGCAACAGCATCAGCATCTCTCTTTTTCATTCGTTTCATTacaattcatttttcttttcttttttcttgtaatttgtaaaaccctttttcatttttgttcttCCTCCTTTGCATCATCGCCTATTTGTCGCCTTCTTTCAAAAATTCAAAGACCTTTTCACCGCTCCGCTCCGCTCCGCTCCCCTCCCCTCCCCTTGTTTGATTAATCCATTTTTGCTTTCTGGGGTTACGATTTTTATGTCTATTCGTTCATAAGTTGGCGATTCAAGTCGATATTTGGTAAGATTTTGAACTTTCCCACCTCCCCTTTGAGTTAATTTGGTTAGTTTTTCTGTTTCTCTCCTCGATATTTGGAGAACttgatggattttttttatttgggttTCGTTGATTTAGCTGTAATTTGATTGAATTCTTAATCTGCTGATTTTTGGGTTTTGAAAGTTTCATGTTTGGGGATCTTTTCCCCCTCTTTGTAATAGTTCTAGTGGTTGCCTGGATAAGTTTCTGATTGATGGATATTTGACTTTGCCAAATTGATTTCTTCTTGTTTGGCTTTGAGGAAATTGAGAAGAGTGGATAGAGATTGAAGTTTTGTTGATTCGAATTGAATGAAAACTGGGTGGAGTTTAATTTCGTTGAGGAGAGTGCCTACTGAATCAATATAAGTTATAGAAACAATAAAATTCTGAATTCCTTGTGTTCTCTCTTTGTTATCTTTTACTAGAAGGCAAACAGATATTATCATCTTAAATGGAGAATATTATGATGGTTGATGATGCTTTGGGAGACTGTTCGGATATGGAAGTTGATGATATAAGGTGTGACAATATTGCAGAGAAAGATGTTAGTGATGAAGAAATCGATGCAGAGGATTTGGAGAGGCGTATGTGGAAGGATAGGATCAAGCTTAAAAGGATTaaggaaagagaaaagattGCTGCACAACAAGCTGCGGAGAAGCAGAAACCAAAGCAGACGTCTGACCAGGCTCGAAGGAAGAAGATGTCTAGAGCTCAAGATGGGATTCTTAAATATATGTTGAAACTGATGGAAGTATGCAAAGCTCGGGGATTCGTATATGGCATTATACCTGAAAAGGGGAAACCAGTTAGTGGTGcttctgataacattcgagCTTGGTGGAAGGAAAAAGTTAAATTTGACAAGAATGGACCGGCTGCTATAGCCAAGTATGAAGCAGAATGTCTTGCCAAAGGAGAGGCAGATGGAAATGGAAATGGTAATTCCCAGAGCGTTCTTCAAGACCTTCAGGATGCAACACTTGGGTCTCTTTTGTCTTCTTTGATGCAACATTGTGATCCCCCTCAGCGGAAGTATCCTTTAGAAAAAGGGGTTCCTCCACCCTGGTGGCCCTCTGGGAATGAAGATTGGTGGGTAAAACTTGGGCTATCCCCGGGCAATAGTCCTCCTTATAAGAAGCCACATGATTTGAAGAAGATGTGGAAAGTAGGTGTCTTAACAGCTGTAATAAAGCATATGTCACCCGACATTGCAAAGATAAGGAGACATGTACGGCAGTCAAAGTGCTTACAAGACAAAATGACAGCAAAAGAGAGTGCAATTTGGTTGGGAGTTTTAAGCCGAGAGGAATCTCTAATCCGACAACCAAGTAGTGATAATGGAGCTTCTGGAATAACGGAGACACCAGTAGGTGGTCGTGGAGAAAAACAAGCTGCAGCAAGTAGTGAAAGTGACTATGATGTTGATCTTGCTGATGATGGTGTCGGGTCAGTTTCTTCTAAAGAGGATAAGAGGACTCGATCGGTGGAGGTGGAGCCATCCAGTAATCTACGCAATAATTCTCAACCTGCTGAAGAAAAGGAGCAAGGTGAAAAACAGAGAAAAAGGCATCGTGGTGGCAGGATAAAGCCTGCCAACCGAACACTGGCTCCCTCTCAGAACGCAGAAGAACCAAGTGTCGAACCAAGAAATACTCAGCTCGATATTAACCATTCTAATGTACCGCTAGATAGATTTGAAATTCCAGGAAACCAACAACAACAGGATATTGCCACAGCTTTGAGGCCACTGGAGAAAGACTTGGATGTCCAGTCAGAAGTACCGGCTCCCCAGTTGTTCAACATGTTCTCTGCACCATCGTCCGATAATATCAATATAATTTCCACTCAGAGCATGTTTGTTGATGGAAGGCCTTTGTTGTATCCTGTTATGCAGAATTCTGAGATGCGACACGAAAATGCTTACAATATTTATAACCCGTCTGTGGAGTATAGATCCAATTTTGATGTGCAGCATTCTCAATTTGTAAATGAGCCACAAATGAGATTGGAGGAAGGAGGAGTACATATTCCAACACAACATAGAAACAATGAGACGATAGGAGGAGAATTCAACTATGTAAAAGAAACGTTCAATGCCGAACAAGATAGGCCTGTTGATCCACAATTTGGATCACCAATCAACAGTCTATCATTAGATTATGGGGCATTTAACAGTCCGTTCCATCTTGGAATCGATGGTGCAAGCTCATTCGATGACTTTTTGGTTGACGATGATTTGATCCAATACTTCGGAGCATAAGTTTGCTGATTCTGTACATTCTGAGCCTTAGATTGTACCAAATCCCTCCTTGTAATGTGCCAGTTTTTCCTGTTGTAATTTTCTTCTGTCAAAAGAAATTCTGTTTAATTGATGTTTCATTACTAATATAATTCTATGTCCAGGGATTGACTGCAAGAATGCAGCTCACCGAAATTCATGCTTGATGGGGTTCTTTTCCTCAATCAGCTGGGAACCTTCCTCTTTGTTCTTCTCTAACATTGTCAAGATTGTAGGTTATATGAAACTTGATGCAATGGACATTTTCATTGAGAAAAGGCGTCAAAATTTATTTGAAGTTCATTGTTATATTTGATTTGAATAATGACTGTCAACATGTAGTATGCGATTCTCCAAGGTTCCCAAAGCAAAGCAACGGTCGGGGCTGATTTCAACTCCACTTGCACCTGGTAACTTATGTCATCTTCTTTACTTCCTAAACTCTCCATCTATCTAATCAGGTTAATAGTAAGGCCAAGCTATGAAGTTGTATCAGCTGGCCAATTTCAATCTGCAACATGTTTCGTAGCGTAAGCACACTTCATGGTGCCTCGAAGAAATTTGGCGAAATTTATCTTACCATGAGTTGATTTACTTTTGGGACATATTGAAACCATAGAGTTTAGCTTCCTAAGTGAGTTGATTTACTTCTTCACTTCCTTCTCCATCTACCTTTCAAGATCACGTGGCTATAGGTGGAAGATGTGAATCTTGGTTCAAAATGTCAACTAACTCATGCATTTTTAATTTTACTCCATATTTGTAATGTATATAATTTTTCTCATAACAATAAGATATGTTCGAGTTTGAAACTTTTGTAGGTTTGATACGGTATAAAGAAAATTGGGTGCCTAGCAGTAAAGTATCATTTGACCGAGTTGAATGtaacaattctatattgttgtCTAATGGTTAAATATGGGatgatataaattttttttatttaagggGTTGTTAATGGTAAACATCTTATAATTTTTCCCGAAGATTTAGGGTATTTTGAAGTCTGGTTAGAGATATTGAAAATGTAAATGTAAAAAAGGGAATTTGATGAAAAATAAGGTTGTATTATATAGATCAAAATTCTTCTCATATTTTCTACAAGTGGGTGTAGTCCTAAATGTCAAACACGTGAGGGGAAGGCTTCTCGTAATTGAATGCTCCCCCAAGCTGGATTGTATATGTCGTTCAACTTCAGCTTTGCTTGTCCAATTAGAGCATCCCTCAAGTCttcaatatttattttcttagaTTTCTTTAAGTGAGTTTTGTGACTATCAAGTTTGCAATTAAATTCGATTTCATAAGTTgttcatattttgttttttaatattattcttTGTTTCCATTGATTatcattacatatatatattatatattagtTTCATTCCGAAAAGGAATTATATCATATGAAACAATGTATGTAGCTATGGGAGTTTTTATTTCCTTATCAAAATAATTCTATATTTTCTATTGTTTATTTGTAATATCCAATAAATTTTGGTATGTGGATCAcaactttttaaaatgtttctTTTATTTGGTGGATTACTttattaagaagaaaaaagaactaTATGTACCaagtaattaatttattttaaagctcaaaaaaaataatttatttattttaaagttcaaaaaagtaattaatttatttcatcGAATGAATCTGAAACTCTCATCCAATCAATCCAACCTTACAAAAGGAGACTAATGCTTAGTTTGGAATCTTAAAGATTTGGAGGATTTTCAATTTATAACcgatttcaaattattttaaaattcttgattctaaattttattttttatttaaaaacttTGGTTTGATTTTACACGTACATTATTTGATCtcattattttctaatttttaattaaCGCATTCATGGATAAAAACCTATATTagtaaatttttaattttctcttctttttcaacTGTCATCCAAACATGGAATTATAAATACATTTATTTCAAATCTTTGTTTgtttcaaacaaaataaattatttagaatcATTTCTTCAACTTTCTTCAACCCAAAGCAATGAAAAAGGAATAGAGATTATACTATTTTAATGTTTTATATATGTCAGGCTAATTTACTCACAACTCAACTAATTTTATGGATCAATCTTCataaataatctatcttatctTACAACATAGGTATTAAGGAAACTAAGTGGTCTCAGTGAATTAAAATTATAACCAATAAAAATTACATTGATATTTCTAGCAAATAAAGGTATCGGATATCATTCAAAATATTCCATTCACTCTTGCAATTGTTTGGAAGAAATGTAATAATCTCTTATTCTATTTCctcttattttatttgttttccaTCTTTGGGTTTTAAGGGTAACGAAAAGATGAAGATTTCATTCCAAAGAAACAACCATCTTTATCAAGATTTCATTCCAAAGAAGCAACCATCTCCACCCCACAATATGGGATAACAGGAACCATTAGGAGAGATCAGATGTCCACAAACAAGAAGTTGAATTTGAAACAGCAAAATAGGCTAGATTATGGGCGTCACACTGTTAAATGCCcttgaaaaggaaaagagagcTCTTTAATActcaaaaactagagcaaataGCCAAAGCTTCAGCATGCATTATAGATAACACAAAGGGAGAGAATAGTAAAAATTGTTGTTGACTCAATAAATTCTAGGAAGATCAAGCACTCAAAAAGTGTGTTAAAGACTTCAATATTTGGTTAGTTTTGTGCTTAAGTGATTGATATGCTTCAATGCTATTTGTTGTTTTTGTAGAGATCTAACTATTGAAGAAGAAACAGAAGGCTTTGATGTTAAGATTCAAAGGAGAAAACAAAGTTTATATACAATTGGTAATCTTGGTGTTCATTAACTACACAATTGATAACATCTCAAGATTATATTTTTAggtaatttatttaattatcttGAATCCATAAGTTATATTTTGGTTTTAAAGATTAAACTGAATTTGAGAATGAGATTTAAGATTTAGATATTTTGGctaattttgaaaatgagatttaaaatatttgatttggAATTTTCATTTGAAAAGAAATTTGGAAGATTTGAGAAATTATTATGGTTTAATAAAAGAAGTTGGTTGAAGTTTTGAGTAGAGATCTTGAAGCCAGTGTTGACTTGTTTGAAAGAACTTTCAGCGTCTGTTGATTCTGTTTTGATTTAATGCTTACCTATATCAATTGCGCTTTACATTCAAGTTATGCGAAAACTAATGCCTAATGAATAGTAATGTTGGTGAACTTTTACTTAGAGGGTGGATAATAGGTGACTAATGTTTACCCGTATCTTAGAAGATGATTGTATCGCAGTATTGGCAGTGTTGGTGAATTTCTTTGATCGAACACATATGGAGTGATTGGATAAAGTCCATTCACACTAGGGCCTTGGAATAAAAGGTTGCCAGTAGTTTTGTCCTGAATGGTAAATTTATTAGTATTGAAAATGATTAAGCAATTGTTATCTTTGCATAGTTGGTGAACGGATAGTAGATTTGTGGAGATGGTCAGGACATACATGAAATTTTGTAGTGAAAATGAGGAGTTTAGGGTGTAGGGGAGTTTACCTGATCATGTGTGAGTAATGGGAAGTGACTGACCACTGGCAACAGAGATGCTATCTTCGCCACTGTATCCATTTGCTATGTAGAGATTTCCAAAATTTGCAGTAACAAGAGCATTGCACCCTGAATCTGCAAGCCAAGCATTTGAAGGATAGATCTGAGTATTAAGATATTGTGAGTTTTGTTGGGCAACCACGGCAACAAGATTTTGAGGGGGGTGTTTTCCTTGATAATTGTAGTTCATTCTTTTGTAGAGAAATCGAGTGCAAAATGACTAGGTCGATTACATACTTGACATTGAATGAATGGCTAGTTTCCAGAATCAGGTTGTCCACAACCTACCCCATGACTGAAATTTGATTGGCCTCTTCCTGTGTTACGACCTCTTCCTCTTCCCCCGAAGTTGTTctattgatgattttttttggGTAAATTTTTAGGTGTTACTGAGTTGGTATTTTGATTTGCAAGCATTCTCGTTGGTTAAACATAGATatctttacattttttttattttctattgcATATTCTTCGAATTTTAGGACATGAAGTTCAGATAAGCTTATTGGTTGGAATCTTATTTGCATTGAGGTGCAAAAAGCACTATATTCACTTGGAAGATCATTTAGGGCATAGATCACAAGATCTTCTTCGACAACATTTGCTGCATTTGCTAATTTATCTTTCAgttctttgatttttttgatGTACAGATCAATCGATTCATCTTGTTTCTTTGAAATTTGTTGCATATTTGATTTTAGGTTGACTATATTTGTTATGGTATTTGAGGAATAATGTTTTTCGATTATTGTTTTCCATACCTGACTCGATGATTTGCATCCGACTACATATGCTTGTGACCAGCCTTTGAACAGAGGTTAGTGATTTCGGTTGTTGAAGACGAAGGAGCCTGAGTGGTTCCTAAGGAATTTAGAGTTATAGAAGTCAAAATCGTCTTTGGATGAGCAGGAATCAATTCGTCAATGAAGCCATATAACTTGTGTGTTTTCAGCACAGGTTCAAATTAGAACTTCCAAAGTGTATGGTTGGTTGAATCAAGGCAAATCGATATTAGATTGCATATATTTATTAGAAGGAAGAATGGTGATGATAGTTCTTCGGAGGTTGAAGACAAAGAACTTGTTTCGGTTCCCATGGTGGGAGAAAAAAGATCAAAAGAGAAGGAGACATGGGACAgaatggctctgataccatgaaAACTAATGCCAAATGGATAAtaacatatatattttcttatatattcattattgatatttaagagtatttataatactcttttacAATATAGTTTGGAGATAACAGAATaactaaaaatataacaaaatgaaaactaaTATCAACTATTTAATACAAGCTAATTATACATGATAATATTCTGAAGAAGCTTTAAAGTTGAAAGAGTGCTGACCAGTGGGTTCGAGTTcattttttgacaatattttaAGATTTACGATCATTTCTGTTGATCTTTGGGTACCCATTGATTAATGGATTAAGTATTGATTCAATTCTTAAATTTAAAGGATTTAAGGTTGCTGCTACCTTTCGAAGTTAGAGGTTGTTTTTTTGTATAGATTTGgagtcaaaatttcaaaaagacgGTTGATCAAACTTTTCTTCaagtaaattattattattcaattacTTGGTTTGATGAATTGAATTATGGGTTCCAAAGGTCGAATTAGATTTTGGGTTTGTGTCGTAGGATTTACTCAAGTTCTATTAGAAGACTGTTTTGCTTCGGTATTAATATTTAATCTTGAATTGAAGTAAGTGATTTACTATCAAATTTATATGAAGACTGTGTCACACCGTAAGTATGAGGTTGAGATGGACTGAATTGAAAAGTCATTATTAATGTTTTATAAAGGGATGTTAGCATAATATGGATCTTGCATGTGGTATGTTGTATTGGACTGAAGGGTgcatattaatatttttatggAGATATGTACATCTTGTTATATGTTAcgatgttcctatgggatcaccacctatgaCTGTTTTAACTATTATGACTCACATATGTACCATCTGATGGAAAAACAAACATGTACAACAGAATTAAGGATCAAATTACTCTAATTAATTTCATCTAATCTAATTAAAATTAACATAAATAAATCACCCTAATTAAATCAAAACTAGGGTTTATATAACacatacctttgtagcttccgAATTGCTCGTAATCTTCTCACGAACATGAACCGGGCCACCACTACTATTGATCTGCTATTCTCCAAACTTAAAATCGGATTGTGGAACCTAATGAGTGAAGGAattgagagagaaagagagatggAAATTGGAGAATTCTCACAAGGTTGAGAGTTGGGAATAAAATCTTTGGTGAAtctttataaaaataaaaataacaaaaaggcCAAAAACATTTTTCACATTTGAAAAgttgaaaatttctttttatcgtcCTTGTCTTTAGGCCTAACATGCTAGTGGGGTAAGTATGTGTCATCACC
The sequence above is drawn from the Cucumis melo cultivar AY chromosome 2, USDA_Cmelo_AY_1.0, whole genome shotgun sequence genome and encodes:
- the LOC103492044 gene encoding ETHYLENE INSENSITIVE 3-like 3 protein isoform X1, translating into MENIMMVDDALGDCSDMEVDDIRCDNIAEKDVSDEEIDAEDLERRMWKDRIKLKRIKEREKIAAQQAAEKQKPKQTSDQARRKKMSRAQDGILKYMLKLMEVCKARGFVYGIIPEKGKPVSGASDNIRAWWKEKVKFDKNGPAAIAKYEAECLAKGEADGNGNGNSQSVLQDLQDATLGSLLSSLMQHCDPPQRKYPLEKGVPPPWWPSGNEDWWVKLGLSPGNSPPYKKPHDLKKMWKVGVLTAVIKHMSPDIAKIRRHVRQSKCLQDKMTAKESAIWLGVLSREESLIRQPSSDNGASGITETPVGGRGEKQAAASSESDYDVDLADDGVGSVSSKEDKRTRSVEVEPSSNLRNNSQPAEEKEQGEKQRKRHRGGRIKPANRTLAPSQNAEEPSVEPRNTQLDINHSNVPLDRFEIPGNQQQQDIATALRPLEKDLDVQSEVPAPQLFNMFSAPSSDNINIISTQSMFVDGRPLLYPVMQNSEMRHENAYNIYNPSVEYRSNFDVQHSQFVNEPQMRLEEGGVHIPTQHRNNETIGGEFNYVKETFNAEQDRPVDPQFGSPINSLSLDYGAFNSPFHLGIDGASSFDDFLVDDDLIQYFGA
- the LOC103492044 gene encoding ETHYLENE INSENSITIVE 3-like 3 protein isoform X2 — encoded protein: MWKDRIKLKRIKEREKIAAQQAAEKQKPKQTSDQARRKKMSRAQDGILKYMLKLMEVCKARGFVYGIIPEKGKPVSGASDNIRAWWKEKVKFDKNGPAAIAKYEAECLAKGEADGNGNGNSQSVLQDLQDATLGSLLSSLMQHCDPPQRKYPLEKGVPPPWWPSGNEDWWVKLGLSPGNSPPYKKPHDLKKMWKVGVLTAVIKHMSPDIAKIRRHVRQSKCLQDKMTAKESAIWLGVLSREESLIRQPSSDNGASGITETPVGGRGEKQAAASSESDYDVDLADDGVGSVSSKEDKRTRSVEVEPSSNLRNNSQPAEEKEQGEKQRKRHRGGRIKPANRTLAPSQNAEEPSVEPRNTQLDINHSNVPLDRFEIPGNQQQQDIATALRPLEKDLDVQSEVPAPQLFNMFSAPSSDNINIISTQSMFVDGRPLLYPVMQNSEMRHENAYNIYNPSVEYRSNFDVQHSQFVNEPQMRLEEGGVHIPTQHRNNETIGGEFNYVKETFNAEQDRPVDPQFGSPINSLSLDYGAFNSPFHLGIDGASSFDDFLVDDDLIQYFGA